TATGCAGAAGTTTAAACAAGGAGACGCCTCCTCAATACAATCTCTGGCAAGAGATAACGATCTCAATGGAGATGATATTACAGACAGTATATATCGGTTTGTGGAGAACAGTCTCAGTGATCAGATCTGGCAGAAACTGATTGAAATTCGTGAAGAAGCAGATTCGAATCTCACGAAAACAATTAGTACTATTGAGAATATCGATATATCGCAGATCGGACTCCCTGAAGACTTTTCCACGGAAGAACTTTTTACATTGGATAGGAAGGTTTGGAAAGCTGCAAAAGAACTAGGGACATTAAGTGAACTATCGTCAGCAGAAGATAAAATAGAAGTCATCCTCAAAGTCATTCATATTCTGAGTAGTTCAGAACCTGATGAAAGTATGAAAGCAAAAACACTACACGAACATGGAATCACTGGCACTCTCCAGTCTACAGTTTCTTCAGTTAATGGAGGTGGGGGAAATGGCCGTGGTACCAGCGATACTGGCAGTACTCAGGGCCAAGCAATTACCGTTGAACCGAAAATGCCTGTAATGCAGGGTCCTAATGTTAATGCCGATATCCTGGTGAGCCTTCTGCTGGTAGTTGTTTGTCGGTCAGGGCTGAAATATCTCGATACAGACCTATTCTACGTCAGAAACTTTACATATCGCGATTCGGAATCTGGTCAACTTGGATATGCGCTGTTGACTTTAGAAGGCGTCTTGTTTCACATTGTCAACGAGCACAAGCAGATCTCTCCGTTGTCAGATCAGAACCTGAGACTATGGCAGTTCATCAAACAGCCACCTAATGCATCTACCTGTACCGAGACATATCTTCGCACGCTGTCAAAAGAGCAGACCTCGTGGAAGACTATTGTTCGAAGCCGATCACCTACTGGCGAATCGAGTCTCATGTTAGCTATCCAGAACAAACATATGGGTGCTTTTCAGGCACTTCTATCAATAGACGAGTCAGGTAACTCTATTGATTTTAAAGATCGCAAGAAAGGCGATACGAAGATGGTGTTTTCTAAGGAGTATTTATTAAACGACACAACTGACAGTGGCACTACGTTACTCATGGCTGCTGTTCACACTGAAGACAAGTCTATCATCAACCAAGTTCTCGAGGTATTTCTTGAACTGGAAGAGCAGGACATCAAGCGATACCTGTCGTTATCAGACAGCTGGAGCCGGTCAGTTAGCCACTACTTTTTTAATGCCCCTTGGTTAATCGAGAGAATCGGACATCTGATATGTTGGGAGCAAAGAGATCAGAACGGGCAAACACCACTGTTTGCACTCTGTAGAAGCTACGACCATGCCGATTACAACTATCTCATGACAGCCGGATTCAGAGCCTGGAGCGAAAGTGTTCAAAAGTTGCGACCTGACGAGCAACCCAGCATCCTCGACCATATGGACAACAAAGGCAACACTCTCCTCCACATAGTCAAAGACCGGCACGCAGTAGAACAGGTGCTGAAGTACGACGTAGCCATCAACTGGCCCAACGAAAAGGGACTCACACCACTCATGGTCTACAGCAAATACTCGCGACTCAGTGCCATCTTGTCACTATCCCAACAACCGCTCATCGACCTCGAACGAACCGACTTCCGCGGTCTCAATGCCCTGGATCTCGCCAAAGAAATCCAGACCCTGAACATTCTCGACGGTAAGTGCTGTGGACTTgcttccggcggctggggctccgctccagaccctggttgctcctgttTCGCAGGATATGGCGGGTCCgagacgcaacgactcgagcgtagcgagaggagccggggggtctggggcgcagccccagccgccggaggcagtggtaCTAACAGAAGTAGAAATCTTGGCGTTTTCGAAAGATCCTATCAACGGACGGGTGACGTTGATCACGCGAGTGTCGTTTGTTAATGGCCAGTTGCACTACGTGATCAAGTCGGGAACGCCGCCAAATTCGGCCAGTATGAGCACGGTGAGGAGGACGGTGGAAGATTTCATGTTTTTGCACAAGTGGCTGGCGTATGAGAACCCGAACTCGTGGATACCGCACCTGCTTCTGCCAAGGAACCCGTTCTCGTTGCCGACAATGGCGTCGCGGCAGATGATTCATGAGATGGAGGTCAGACTCAATACTTTTCTTCGCACGCTGATTTCTCATCCTACTTTCGGGCAACACGAGTTGCTATGGGAGTTTATTCTCATTCAGGATATGTCGCAGCACCAGTGTATTGAACGGAGTCGTCGTAAGCTCGAGAGCCGTAAAGAGTTCCAGTACGAGGACTTCACTTTGTATGGACCAGCTGATTTAGAGTCCATTGAAGTGTTTTTTGATCACGCTCGTCAAGAGACACAGAAAATATCGTCTTCTTTAGAGAGGCTGGCGAGGATTATTGGCCAGCTCAGAAACAAGTATCTTAATCTGGCAGAAGCAGTTAAGATTTTTGACGAGAGGTTCTCGCAAGTGCAGTTCTTGCGACCCATTTATGACCAGGTGTTGAAACGAGACTATGTTCTATCACAGAGTATCCAGCCATTGGGATTCTCAGTGTTCTCATTAGAAATACTAGCAGCGGCCAGTACCTCAGATTCAGTTCTATCTGCTCTAGACAGACCAGTAGCGATGATCCAGCAATTGAAACAACAGGACTCGATTCTCATTAATAGTCGAGCTCTGTTAGCCAAATTGACAGCCAAATCTGGCTGGCCATTGGGTATGTTTGAGGAGAAACGAGAGCGAGATATCAATGCAGTTCGAGACCGCATCTACCATACCCAGAACGAGGTTGAGCGACTGAGCAACGATGTAAAATACGCACACATATCACTGGCATCCGAGCTAGGAGGGTTCCACACGTCCCAAGGAGCCGAACTCCACCGACTCATCCAGACATTCACCCAACGAATGATCGAGCACGAAAAAGAGCGTCTCAACTACCTCGAACGACTCGCTGCCACTACACGTCGGTTCACGGCCAGCCACCACCCGTAGCTCGGGTGTTCTCtgtacttttatttattatattatctCTCACGAGTGGGGAcgggactgcctccggcggctggggctccgccccagaccctggttgctcctgcttcgcaggaggtgGCGGGGACCGAAGACGAAGCGACTCGAACCTTCTGTAACAACGGAATCATGGTAACGTATCTGGAGAAATTATCTGTAACAGTCAAGAACAACTGTCCGGATTTAAAAGGGCTAAAACTTGTTAAAATGAGAACATGGTTGGCTCAGCTATaaaaatttttattataaGAATGAATTTGTTCGTTAAGAGCTGGAATCACCGATACCCCCTTGGACATGAGCGTGTGAAGCTTAGATCACACCACTTCTGGTGTAGTTTCAAATTTTCCTTATCCTTCCTTGCTAACCACTGTAGAACTAACCTCAACGATTTCATCGTTATTATAATCCGTCCACAATTCAACAGTTGAATTACTGTCAGTCAGACTCAGTATGTCCAGCTTAGTATTTCTGACCATAACGAAAATTTCAAGTTACCTTGAATCTTAGTGATTTTCATGAGACAGGTGTAATTAGTGAACTTCTTACTAGAGATCAAGTATTTCTTGGCTTTAAGAATGTTAACTAAAGAGTACTTGGGCATTTGACTTTTCTAGCCTTTCGACAACACGCCTACCATCATCTGGGACACCAATCCTGTCACAAAATGGCTCAACAAAATCCCGTAGCATATCTCTCGACAGTACAACATGTTTAGTGTGAGCATCATACAGTTCATAAAAACACGATCTAGGATATAAGCATCACCATTCGTATCTCAGGTGGCCTTCCCAGGTTTCTCACGACTTTTCACAGAATTAAGACAAATATTCTTCTTGTCTTCTTGAGATTCACGTCTGTTGACATGACCTGTACCAGGCTTAGAATAAATTACCTTTTGGAAAAGATAACGAGAAGCTACATTTCTCCCACTTCGTAGGAGATTGTGcggaccgtcgacgaaacgactcgagcgtagcgagaggagcagccagggtctggggcggagccccagccgccggaggcaggccaGAAAGGTATTAGAAAGTCGTCTGTTAGCTACAGAAGGGGGATTATTGGTGGCcgatgatgattttggGCTCGTAGGGCTCGTCGATGTAACTGATCTCCTCGTCAGTGAGCTTGAGGTGGAGAGCGGCAATAGCATCGTCGATACGAGAAGGTTTGCTGAATCCAACAATGGGCACAGTACCCTTAGCAATAGCCCAGGCGGTAGCGACAGTAGCCATGCTGGTGTTGTGCTTCTTAGCGAGCTCCTCGACTCGGTCAATAGTAGTCTTGTCGGCTTGAGAAACACCGAATCTCCTTTGAGGACTGTCGGCCTCCTTCTTTCCtctagcagtagcagccaGATCCTTATGAGGACGGGTCAacacaccagcagcaacaggtCCCCAAGGAATCAAACCAACTCCGGTCTCCTTACAGTAAGGAATCATTTCACGCTCCTCCTCACGGTAGATAGCCGAATAGTGGTTTTGCATGGAGATGAACTTGGTCCAGCCATTTCTCTCGGCAGCAAATTGGTATTGGGCAAACTGATAGGCGAACATAGACGAAGCTCCAATATAACGAACATCGCCAGACTTGATAACGTCATGAAGAGCTTCCATAGTCTCGGCATAAGGAGTGCTCTTATCACAACGGTGGATCTGAAGAACATCGATATAAGTACCCAGACGCTTGACAGAAGCAGCGACAGAGTCGAAAATGTGTTTACGAGACAATCCGTGTCTGTTAATACGATTAATATCATCAGGACCCGAGTCAGGAAGTTCAGGATCAGCATTAGTAAACCCGAAAACCTTGGTCAGAATCACCACAGTCGAACGAGgaatattatatttcttCAAGAACTTGCCAATAAGAATCTCCGACTCACCTGCCGAGTAAACATTAGCAGTATCCCAGGTTCTCAAACCTGAGTCATAAGCCTTCTTCAAAATAGCGAAAATCtcctcctcgtcatcaATAACCCAGTCAGCCCAAGTGGACTTGCCAAAAGACATACCACCAAGAATGATATTGGACACTGGACCCTGGTTAGTAGTGTCTACGTGGGGGCCGGGTGGGGGCCAtgggttgtgcctccggcggctggggcgctgccccagaccccgtagctcctgcttcgcaggagattgctagaATCGTTGACGGcgaatcgactcgagcgaagcgagaggagcaaccagggtctggggcggagccccagccgccggaggcagtccccgTCCCCGGAAAAAGTCAGACATACCCTTGAGGCCAGAGTTGCCGAGATTGCTGAAAGTGATGGACATTTTGCGACGGTTTTGTGTTGTTCGAGATTACCAGTGATCAATTGAGTTGAGTCAAaagcaattgaagaaagaaagaagagaaaaaggaCCGGAGGTGGTCTGGCGTGGGGTAGTGCCCCCTTTTATAAACTTTCCAGTGAGCCAGCCAGCGGAGCAGTCGCTGGCTGATAGCGGGGGGTGCTGCAGGACTGCTGCAATGCACGGATCGATAGATTATTATCTCCGAAATTTCATTCAAACCGGACGGGTTTCTGATTGTCTTTACAGCAGGCAGACGGAGGGCTCGTTGGATTGGTAACCCGTCGGACTTTACTGATCGGCGCGGCAGGACCTTGCTGCGTCatcccctccccctccacaaccaccacccacaGATATCTTACGATGTGCGGAGATCTGGCTTGTTTCCCCGATACCACCCAAACAGCCTAAACTACCCCCCTTTTCtgccattttttttttgactgtAACGGCCGGTGGGGCATTGAAGGTGGGCGGCGtgtcaccagcagcaacggcaATTGAGTCGTTAGCAGGAGCACACTGACAAAATTAAAGGGAGGAGAGGGGGTTCGACTGTAGTTTTTGCGAGCCAAAGATAGTTCTCCATCGTTCAAGCGCACAGTCGTATTTAGCGGGGTGATTGGCAAATTTCAGCGGCCGATTACCCCACCACTGGTAGCTTAGCATGCATGCATATCTGACATGCTTGTATCGCATTACTAATTCGACCAAAGGGTAAAATCCGTCGTGCCACTCCTGCCACCCGAGTGGGATGTGGGTTATCCACCGCCGCTGATTGGGGGTTCATACCCCGTCGACCCCCACGCACGCTATCGGCCCCAGCAACCACGGCAAAATAGACGGGAAAAACAGGGTCTGCGGATTGTtggcctgcctccggcggctggggctccgccccagaccctggttgctcctctcgctgcgctcgagtcgggcgtcggcGGGGCCAGTGCGTGCTGTGATGCCCTGAGGGCCAGAAAATTCGCTGTTCGGCGCGAAATACGCACACAGGGgccccacgcccgactcgagcgcagcagcgagaggagctaccagggtctggggcggagccccagccgccggaggcagctccGACCCCCAAACACTTTGGGGGTGACAAGCGCCGATCGCAGCCGCAAATGGTGATATCAGGGGTTGTATGAAGTACAGGGAAATTATTTGCCGAAGAGGACGTTTTCGGGGCCGGCGGGGACTCCCGTAGATGGAGGGAGGCCAGTGACGTAGGCACGGGTGAGTCCGCCGTCGACAAGGAAGTCTTGACCGGTGACGTATGAGGCGTCGTCCGAGGCCAGGAACACGGCCGCCTTGGCCTGTTCAATGGCCTCGCCAAATCGGCCCATGGGGAGATGGACGGTACGGCgagtcttcttctcttcgGTGTCGAGGAATGCTTGCAGAAGAGGCGTGTTAAGAGGTCCAGGGCAGAGAGAGTTGACTCGGATCCCGGACTGGGCGTAGCATACGGCCAGTTCACGGGTGATAGCAAGAACTGCTCCTTTAGAAGCGGTGTATGCGATTTGAGGAGTAGCTGCTCCCATGAGTCCGACAAACGATCCTGTGTTGATGATTGAaccctttttcttgttggcGAGAAGCGAGGCAATGGCGTGTTTACAGCCGTAGAAAACACCCTTGACGTTGATGTTCTGGGTCAAGTCCCAGATACTGTCTTCGGTGTTGAGAGCTCCGTCGTCTTTAGGGTGCATGATTCCGGCGTTGTTGAACATGATATCAACACCTCCCCACGACTCGACATGGTCAACAAGGGCCTTGACATCAGTTTCTTTGGATACATCTGCTTTCTTGTACTCGAGCTTGATTGCCGAGACAAGCTTGTCACCGACTGCTCCCTTGACCTGTTCAATGGCTTTCTTCAGCCCGTCTTCGTTGATATCCGACATGAGCACATTGGCCCCTTCCAACGCAAACTGGACGGCCGATTCAAGACCGATGCCTCTGGTTTTGTTAGTTTTATGGCTGGagggtcgtgcctccggcggctggggctccgccccagaccccgtggctcctctcgcttcgctcgagtcgggcgtgggaGGTGTGACTGCTCGTGGGGATTCAATTGCAAGATGGTTCCACTGGCCAATTGGGCAGTGGTCTTTGAACAATTGCACAAATCATGCTTCACACACACTCAACTTCAACATAGAACCAATTGGATGTTGCGACTTacccagcagctcctgtGATAATAGCGTTCTTTCCTTCAAGACGACCAACCATTGTGTACTATGTATACTATGATGTTTGTGATTCTGACTGCGAATGTGAgactgattctgatggtGAATGTGATGTAGAATGTGAGAAATTGAAATGATTCAATTCAACAGATGGATTGTGTGAGTTGTTCTGTTTATAAAATCTAGACAGATTCCCAGATCGTTAACAAAAAATGTCCAAATACAACTGATCAATCGTGGACGGATGGTGCTACTTTTCTATGCCAATCAGTGGATATCTTTCGAGCGGCAGCGATACCCGAGTTGGGTTTGACCGATGGGTTACGTGTCTGGCATGGAGCACGATAAAGCGCGGCTAATGCTGCTTTTGGCGGGTTATCAGCACCAATCTGCGACACATCGCATCTCCTGCTGCGAGGCCGGTGTAAGCGCGGTAGGTGACCTGGGTCAACTGTGTTCAGATCTCGTTTTCGTTTTGGTGATGTGTAACTCAGGTCACCATAATCCTACTCATATGACTTCATTTGTTCTAGTTCAGATCATTTGATCGAGCTGACTTACTCAGTTCCTCGGGTACTGGTTCCTATTTGATGGTTCTGAATACTCGATAAGAACCGGGCTCGCAGCTCTAGCTTTATCGGCTATCTGTATTGGGTCCTGGGTCCTGGGTCCTGGGTCAACAGGTCAACTTATCGAGATCTATCTAATGTGGCTGACCGATGGCCCATGAATGTGGGCGATAAGCATATATCGTCACTACTGACGTATGTATTTGAGGGGTTAGATCTTCCAGGTACATAGTACATGTATGACAGTTGAACTCAGGACCCTGAAGAAGGGGTTACAGAGCATTGGCGTTGGCCCGAGTCAAATGTACTGGGTTAGAGCTGCCTAAAATCACCGCCATGCATTATCTCGCCCATTATCTTACATGATAGGGTTTCTGGGTTTCTATATTTACAGAACCGGAAACTGATCCCGTGTCAATCATTAattgactttttttctATACCCTGGCTGAGAGATAGTCTGCTGGctgactggctggctggctgactgactgactgactggCTGCCTTTTTTATAATCCGGCCAATTGCCCTGGCCAATTTCAAAGTCATATATCTTACACAGCTTAAAATTATGTTGTTCTATTACCCTCCGATGATAATTAGTTCGTAGCTCAGTTTATAGAAGTCAATTGTCTAAAGGAGCTAGTCAGGGGTGGGGGTAGCATTGAGCAGTCTCTTTTCGAATTACCAATTATCTCCTTATCACTTGAATACCAGCGACAATAAAGCTGGACGCCCGAGTTAGTAACGGAGTCCCCTGCCACGATAGGTGACATCTGTCTGTATTAGGTTGACAACATATCAGCTTATAAGTTAATCAGTTTATTAGTTTATTAGTTAGTATTTTAAATAGTTAATTAGTTTACTAATTTTAGTTAATTACAAGTAGCAGAAGTAACTTTTATTCATAACAGCGGCTATAGATACTGGCAAACCCGGGCTGAAATGAGAGAGACCCTGGCCAGACTAGTTCCCGCCAGCTGCTACCCCGGGCCAGGTACCAAGCCCCACTTTGACTGAGACAGATGCAGACCGGGCTGCAGCAGACCTGCCCATTTCTGGTGACGATGCGATCTGCATAGTTAAGACTCGGTTCGCAGCTCAGCTCATTGCACGGATCCTGCTGACTTGGGTCACTGAATAACGATCTTCTACATCTCACTCTTATCTCGACATTGGCATTTATAGATAGACTTTGCCAACCACTGATCCCGTTATCCGACTGCTTCGATAAGAATTTCACCCTATCAATCAGCAATCATTCACTCAATTCTGTTAGATCATTGGCGATAACTGACCAATCTCTACTTATCACTATCACTATCGGAACAGCACAAGCATGACATCCTCAGTGAGAGCAGAGTGGACAAGAACGCTCGAGCACGACCACGCTGTCAAAGTGGCGGGAATCGATGCCGACGGCATTGTCCGCGGCAAAATCATCTCCAAAAAGAAGTTCCTCAGCGTCATTGAAGAGGGATTTGGCTTCTGCAGGTGAGTGTACACGTCCTGACGagggtcctgcctccggcggctggggcttcgccccagatcccacggctcctctcgcttcgctcgagtcgtcacgtccacggtcccagccaactcctgcgaagcaggagcaaccagggtctggggcggagccccagccgccggaggcagcacctccacctgTGAACATGAACTAACAGTAGACAGTGTCATTTTCGGATGGGACATGCACGATAGGACTTATAGCAAGGAATTGACGGTGTCGAATGCCGAGAATGGATATAGGGACTTAATTGCCAAGATAGATTTGACTAGTTTTAGGCGGATTCCTTGGGAGGACCAGATGCCGTTCTTTTTGGTGGAGTACTACGACTCGGAGACTAATGAACCTATTGCTCCGTGTCCAAGAGCTCTTTTGAAAAGAGTGTCGGATCAGTATAAGAAAGTGCTTAATGCTCTGCCAACGGCAGGTGCCGAGCTCGAGTTTTTCCAGTATAAAGAGACAGCTCAGTCGATGCACGACAAGAACGGGGTAAATTTGACTCCTCTGACCCCGGGTATGTTTGGGTACTCGGTGCAACGACCAGTGCTCAATCAGGAGTATTACTACGATATTCTCAATAAATGCCGCGAGTTTGATGTCGAGCTTGAAGGCTGGCATACTGAGACTGGTCCTGGTGTGTTTGAGGCGGCTATTGCGTATGGATCTGCTGTGGATATGGCCGATAAAGCAGTTCTGTTTAAACTCATTTGTAAATCAATTGCTCCTAAATATGGAATTCTGCCTTGTTTTATGGCCAAACCGACTCAGGGCTTGCCAGGTAACTCGGGTCATATTCATTTGTCGCttattgatatcaaaacTGGCAAGAATCTTTTCTCCCGAGACACTCGTGATGAGAACGCGCCATGGCCAGATGTAGTTTATTTCAGCGAACTTGGTCAGTCGTTTCTGGCCGGTGTACTTGACGGCTTGGCTGATATTATGCCGTTATTAGCTCCTAATATCAATTCATATAAGCGATTAGTGGAGAATTTCTGGGCTCCTGTGTCGGTGAGTTGGGGTCTGGAGCACCGAATTGCGTCGATTCGACTGATTTCGCCTGCCGAGCCGTCTTCAAAAAGTACCCGTCTTGAGATTCGTACTCCCGGTGCCGATGTACACACCCATTATGCCATGGCAGCCATTCTGGCTCTTGGATTCAGAGGCATTGAGAAGAATCTCAAGCTGACCATTCCACCCATGTCGAAAGAAATGACTACCACCGAGGGTCTTGAAAAGCTACCCCGGTCATTACATGAAGCCACCACACGGTTCGCGGCTCCAAAAAGTCTCGCCAGAGAAGTGCTCGGCGATGCGTTCGTCGACCACTTTGCCGGTACCAGATTCGAGGAGATTAATCTCTGGAACGATGCCGTCACCAATTGGGAGGTCACGAGATATATTGAAACGGCCTGATCTCACTGCCTGTACACGTTATCTAATTGCCTTTTTACACACGTGTTGTGCGCaatctgcctccggcggctggggctccgccccagaccccgtggctcctctcgctgcgctctAGTCGTGACACTGATTGAATTCAACCATCTGGGAGATATTAATTGGGAAAGCTAAAACGGCGCTTTAGCGCACTCAGTCAGTGCTCCTGGATTTACGAGTCAGAGCCCTAGCAACGGGACGCAAATAGTAGTTGGACACAACTAACTGAATTTTTTAATCTCAATATTCATCCTAGACTGGTTACCGCGCGATCAAGTCCGTGATCTCTGCTATAAATGGGAAACTTAATGTCTGCACTGGAGGCAACACGTGTTACCCGGCGAATAAAAACTCGCCAGTTCGCGAAAGGCCGCCGTCGACCCCCAAATTTTTCTTGGTCGTTCCTTTTTATAGCTCATTTAAGCAAATATCAAATGTTATACTATCAAGGCGGGATTTACTGGCAATATATTCcgatatatttataccaCCAGTCACTAGATTTTTAGGGTTACCCGGCATAGATCTGTGTAAAGTCCGGTCGCATGTCGTGAAATATTGCATTTTGTGAACGAAAACATGGCGTTGATATCGTGGActagaaaaaaacaaacattaatcaaataaaatcaTGAAGGTATTGGTTTAGTAAGTGACCCCATAACCATTTTCTATTTCGCTTTTAATTTGCTTTACGCAAACCTTAAATTCAGGACTTTACCGGAGAGTAAAGATATGAATTTTAAGTCCGGGTAACAGAGAGTAAAAGTAATTTCTTAACGGCTGGTAACAAGTGTTGGGCTCTACTCGCATTAGTCACAGGCCCTAGTTGTAATGGAGTTTCAGTTGGAGATATACTCCGATTGAGCTGCAGGACAAGTCAGAAAACGGAACAACTGAAATTACGGATAACGGCCCGGTCGAATAGTAGAGTTGAAATCTGAATCAAATTATGTTTCTGATAATTATGACACTATCTCGTCCCAGCTTCGATGGTGTCTATCATCCGATACCTTTGTCGTATTTATCAACCTTGTTACCGTCACCGGCCGTCTTCTCACTACCAGTACTAGTGGTATTTAATTCTCTCACCATTTTTTTCGAGTGGAACTCGTGGTTCTAGTCTCGATTATCTCATCCTACACGGTCTACCTTAATTGCCAATGCTTATGCTCTAAGTGCGACTTCCAGTAAGCAGTTGTCATTGGCAAAACTCGTCTGATGTTTTTAATCTATTGCATTGCCATTACTGCTCATTCTTGTAGCCCGTAATTGACGAACCCAGATCGGAGCTGGTACCTGGCGATCGTCGATTAGATGACCGGACCCTGCAGCTGCGCTAGTCTCCACTGGTTTCAGAAAAATAGCCATGAGACCTAGGAGACAGTTTAATTTCATCTAAAATATTCTGAATGACAAATTTATCTGTACTTCTGGCCCGCTGAAAACTTTGCTGCCAATGGAGTCCGCCAGGGATCCTCATCAATCGCTGCTACTGTCCAAGTAGTTTTTAATTCTATTCTCTCTCTATGTACTAAATGCTATACATCTGTTCTAATATAActtatttttttgcatcTGTACCATTCTCCTATCCTTTACGAAATCTTCAGTTTAGTCAAGGAATTCTGCTTAATACCCAGATACTTTTAGTGAGGCCCAACCGTCTACAGATCTGACTTTTGCAGCACTGGATTGAAGCTTTGACCCAGTATCCCTTTAGCGATTTGGGAGCTCAGCAATATCCTTAGATTGGATGCTAATGAATTAAAATAGAGCTTCAAACCCCATCTGAACTGCATTGGGCTCTAGATCCCACTGGTACCCGGTGCTCTGTCAGACGGAAAGGAACATCGCTATGTGGAGTTATTTCCTTTCACAACAgagttcttgatttctcagCGGCCCGAACCGCAACCATACCGGGGCATAAATATCACTACTGTAATAATAGACATCTGTCGTACAGACTCTGGACTGTGGCAGATGCATAATTAGTGCGTATACTGAACCGTCCAGACTGAACTTCCAAATGATCACAGTTAACCGGAGATATTAGCCTGGGTACTGATCCTAGATAGTTTACTGAATCAAGTCCACATAGAGTGTTATACAAGCAAACAATCTCTTGTTTTCAGTATTCCGACAGATTTTGCAGTCTAAGCTGTGTTACCCGGTGTTTCTGCACAGCTATACTCCGGGTAACCCCTGAATGTTACAGTGGGAAACATATTTTTTGGTAATTTTTTAATTCAATTTTTCCTTTCATAGATGATGTGCTAGTGAATTGTTAAGAAAGCTGCAATTAAATGGATACCTAGAATGAGAAGTAATTCAAGCACATATCAC
The Sugiyamaella lignohabitans strain CBS 10342 chromosome A, complete sequence genome window above contains:
- a CDS encoding aldo-keto reductase superfamily protein (NADPH-dependent alpha-keto amide reductase; reduces aromatic alpha-keto amides, aliphatic alpha-keto esters, and aromatic alpha-keto esters; member of the aldo-keto reductase (AKR) family; protein abundance increases in response to DNA replication stress; GO_component: GO:0005737 - cytoplasm [Evidence IEA,IEA]; GO_component: GO:0005737 - cytoplasm [Evidence IDA] [PMID 14562095]; GO_component: GO:0005634 - nucleus [Evidence IEA,IEA]; GO_component: GO:0005634 - nucleus [Evidence IDA] [PMID 14562095]; GO_component: GO:0005886 - plasma membrane [Evidence IDA] [PMID 16622836]; GO_function: GO:0004032 - alditol:NADP+ 1-oxidoreductase activity [Evidence IDA,ISS] [PMID 11306085]; GO_function: GO:0004033 - aldo-keto reductase (NADP) activity [Evidence IDA] [PMID 17140678]; GO_function: GO:0051268 - alpha-keto amide reductase activity [Evidence IDA] [PMID 15564669]; GO_function: GO:0051269 - alpha-keto ester reductase activity [Evidence IDA] [PMID 15564669]; GO_function: GO:0016491 - oxidoreductase activity [Evidence IEA,IEA]; GO_process: GO:0043603 - cellular amide metabolic process [Evidence IDA] [PMID 15564669]; GO_process: GO:0006725 - cellular aromatic compound metabolic process [Evidence IDA] [PMID 16268655]; GO_process: GO:0042180 - cellular ketone metabolic process [Evidence IDA] [PMID 17140678]; GO_process: GO:0034599 - cellular response to oxidative stress [Evidence IGI] [PMID 17919749]; GO_process: GO:0055114 - oxidation-reduction process [Evidence IEA,IEA]) — encoded protein: MSFGKSTWADWVIDDEEEIFAILKKAYDSGLRTWDTANVYSAGESEILIGKFLKKYNIPRSTVVILTKVFGFTNADPELPDSGPDDINRINRHGLSRKHIFDSVAASVKRLGTYIDVLQIHRCDKSTPYAETMEALHDVIKSGDVRYIGASSMFAYQFAQYQFAAERNGWTKFISMQNHYSAIYREEEREMIPYCKETGVGLIPWGPVAAGVLTRPHKDLAATARGKKEADSPQRRFGVSQADKTTIDRVEELAKKHNTSMATVATAWAIAKGTVPIVGFSKPSRIDDAIAALHLKLTDEEISYIDEPYEPKIIIGHQ